A genomic stretch from Podospora pseudoanserina strain CBS 124.78 chromosome 3, whole genome shotgun sequence includes:
- the asa1 gene encoding Astra associated protein 1 Asa1 (COG:S; EggNog:ENOG503NYG7), with protein sequence MASNARPAQPKTILRGHKTPVQVAAFVRNNERLLTGDSDGFVVAWDLTIMRPRAVWQAHTASILGIAGWGHDRIITHGRDNRLVVWKLTAEHENVLSTSLPLDPSSQPRPKPWMLHVLQISTMNFCSFSYCPAYPDNSPAAAAADEILLAVPNTLSSESIDIFHLPSLARKHTVGLPTSSSPDQKNGMAMSLSLFHHPTSHHLTLVAGYERGLAAVYQLDPNTSKWAVTYQSNPHTQPILSLDVSPDESFFLSSGADATIAKHPIPSCPPSSGIIQDPILTINTRHAGQQSLRIRSDNLIFATAGWDSMVRVYSVKTMKELAVLKWHQQGCYAVAFAAANTSPTTSPPQEEPPRPDDKKPEGSHSKEVTTQVPKMLVEQTPKQKRLHQARTARWLAAGSKDGRVSLWDVY encoded by the exons ATGGCAAGCAATGCGCGGCCCGCCCAGCCCAAGACGATTCTGCGAGGCCACAAGACACCGGTGCAGGTGGCTGCCTTCGTTCGAAACAATGAGCGCCTCTTGACCGGTGATTCCGACGGCTTTGTTGTGGCATGGGACCTGACCATCATGCGTCCGAGGGCCGTTTGGCAAGCTCATACGGCCTCCATACTAGGCATCGCAGGCTGGGGACACGATCGCATCATCAC ACACGGAAGAGACAACAGACTGGTGGTCTGGAAGTTGACCGCCGAACACGAAAATGTCCTCAGTACAAGCCTTCCCCTAGACCCATCCTCACAGCCCCGTCCAAAGCCATGGATGCTTCACGTGCTTCAGATCAGCACCATGAACTTTTGTTCATTCTCGTATTGTCCCGCATACCCAGACAACAGTCcggccgcagcagcagcagatgaAATTCTCCTCGCGGTacccaacaccctctcctcggAATCT ATCGACATCtttcacctcccctccctcgctcGAAAGCACACGGTTGGCTTGCccacctcctcgtcacccGACCAGAAGAATGGCATGGCCAtgtccctctccctcttccaccaccccacaaGCCATCACCTAACCCTGGTCGCCGGGTACGAACGCGGTCTCGCGGCAGTCTACCAACTCGACCCTAACACGTCAAAATGGGCAGTAACCTACCAATCCAACCCTCACACCCAGCCAATTTTGTCTCTTGACGTCTCCCCAGATGAGTCATTCTTCCTCTCGTCAGGAGCAGACGCCACCATAGCCAAACACCCCATCccgtcttgtcctccttcctcggGAATAATCCAAGACCCCATCTTGACGATCAACACCCGCCACGCCGGACAACAGTCCCTCCGCATCCGCTCCGACAACCTCATCTTTGCCACCGCAGGCTGGGACTCGATGGTGAGGGTCTACAGCGTCAAGACGATGAAGGAGCTCGCGGTGCTAAAGTGGCACCAGCAGGGGTGTTACGCCGTTGCTTTCGCTGCTGCCAacacctctccaaccacttctcctcctcaagagGAACCCCCCAGACCAGACGACAAGAAGCCCGAGGGGAGTCACAGCAAGGAGGTTACCACGCAAGTCCCCAAGATGTTGGTCGAACAAACACCCAAACAAAAACGcctccaccaagccagaACCGCCCGCTGGCTCGCGGCAGGGAGcaaggatgggagggtgagCTTGTGGGATGTGTACTAG
- a CDS encoding hypothetical protein (EggNog:ENOG503NZGS; COG:S), which yields MTPRTDFPPVRACLFDMDGLLLDTEDLYTLCINLILEKYGRPKLPWSIKAKLQGRPGPQANKLLHDWAQLPITPEEYHKQYYELQAQHFPGTQPLPGIPTLLSDLARTRYWDMEKNKESRAGETAPTPHRVHIALATSSHKSNFILKTSHLTELFSVFETHRRVLGDDERIAPGRGKPLPDIYLLALKTINDSLPEGEKPITPEECLVFEDSVPGVEAGRRAGMRVIWAPHPMLKKEYEGREKEVLAGRTYEAGEVDTHQLGEVDDGWAEYRGTLVDFPYERFGIVVPPVEVEGEGWMLETGRLADGEVVEVVGRA from the exons ATGACTCCCAGAACCGA cttccCCCCCGTCCGGGCCTGTCTCTTTGACATGGATGGTCTGCTGCTCGACACCGAGGACCTCTACACGCTCTGCATCAACCTGATCCTCGAAAAGTACGGGCGTCCCAAGCTGCCCTGGAGCATCAAGGCCAAGCTGCAAGGCCGCCCCGGTCCCCAGGCCAACAAGCTGCTTCACGACTGGGCCCAGCTGCCGATCACCCCTGAGGA GTACCACAAACAGTACTATGAGCTCCAAGCCCAGCACTTCCCCGGCACCCAGCCCCTCCCCGGCATCCCTACACTTCTCAGCGACCTCGCTCGCACCCGCTACTGGGACATGGAGAAGAACAAGGAGTCCAGGGCTGGCGAGACGgcgcccaccccccaccgcGTCCACATCGCCCTCGCCACGTCGTCCCACAAGTCAAACTTTATCTTGAAGACGTCGCACCTGACGGAGCTGTTTAGCGTCTTTGAAACCCACCGTCGCGTCCTGGGCGACGACGAGCGGATTGCCCCCGGCCGGGGCAAGCCGCTTCCTGATATTTATTTGCTTGCCCTCAAGACGATCAATGACTCGCTTCCCGAGGGGGAGAAGCCGATTACCCCCGAGGAGTGTCTTGTCTTTGAGGACAGCGTTCCGGGGGTTGAGGCTGGTCGCCGGGCGGGGATGCGGGTTATCTGGGCGCCTCACCCgatgctgaagaaggagtaTGAGgggcgggagaaggaggttctGGCTGGACGGACGTACGAGGCGGGCGAGGTGGACACGCACCagcttggggaggttgatgatgggtgggcTGAGTATAGGGGTACGCTGGTTGATTTTCCGTATGAGAGGTTTGGGATTGTGGTGCCGCctgtggaggtggagggggaggggtggatgcttgagacggggaggttggcggatggggaggttgtggaggttgttggtagGGCTTAG